One region of Peribacillus simplex genomic DNA includes:
- a CDS encoding CobW family GTP-binding protein, whose amino-acid sequence MKTTEVYILGGFLGSGKTTLLRNILKQESEANRKVAVLLNELGSVSVDSGLIGDEVPLKELFDGCICCTIQDKLEVQLHELLTENNLDAVYIETTGAAHPVEVLDGIMSPLFAKRLDYKGIITVVDLLRWRDREELSPQLRQLLAEQIHHADFILLNKVDLVSEMEAAQLIYSIQALNTDAVCLLTEYADISLISLQQMQRKRQNGHQKLDVHDHLHLTAVVHTFEGAVAQTDFEDWLRGLPETVYRMKGYISFTHSQLPHLFQYSYGMPMYMNEMMKMPLNIVIIGEKLDREIIIGQLKALEAKAAQ is encoded by the coding sequence ATGAAAACAACCGAAGTTTACATATTAGGAGGATTTCTCGGCAGCGGGAAAACGACGCTTCTGCGAAATATATTAAAACAGGAAAGTGAAGCAAATAGGAAAGTGGCCGTCCTTTTGAATGAGCTCGGCAGTGTATCGGTGGACAGCGGCCTGATTGGTGATGAAGTGCCATTGAAGGAGTTGTTTGACGGGTGCATTTGCTGCACCATTCAGGATAAGCTGGAGGTTCAGCTTCATGAATTGCTAACTGAAAACAACCTGGACGCCGTATATATTGAAACGACGGGCGCAGCCCATCCAGTTGAAGTATTGGATGGCATCATGTCGCCGCTTTTCGCCAAAAGACTGGATTATAAAGGGATTATAACGGTCGTCGATTTACTACGGTGGCGCGATCGAGAAGAACTGTCTCCGCAGCTTCGGCAGTTGCTTGCTGAGCAAATCCACCATGCGGATTTCATATTATTGAATAAAGTGGACCTTGTAAGTGAGATGGAGGCCGCACAGCTGATATATTCGATACAGGCGCTTAACACCGATGCTGTTTGTTTATTGACGGAGTATGCGGACATTTCCTTGATATCGTTGCAGCAGATGCAAAGAAAACGGCAAAATGGCCATCAAAAGCTTGATGTACACGACCATTTGCATTTAACTGCAGTGGTCCACACATTTGAGGGTGCCGTGGCACAAACTGACTTTGAAGATTGGCTTAGGGGCCTTCCGGAAACGGTCTATCGAATGAAAGGATACATTTCCTTTACACATTCACAACTCCCCCATTTATTCCAATACTCATACGGAATGCCGATGTATATGAATGAAATGATGAAAATGCCATTGAATATCGTCATTATCGGTGAAAAGTTGGATAGGGAAATTATCATCGGCCAGTTGAAGGCTTTGGAAGCGAAAGCGGCCCAATAA
- a CDS encoding cupin domain-containing protein — protein sequence MAMIRFHETNEVIENGEQVKGFLETQGVIYEQWDISKLPAHLVEKYDLTDADKEEILLTFKSEIAEISERRGYKAQDIITLSDANPNLDQMLENFKQEHHHEDDEVRFIAGGTSIFAIEGSDKQWFDVRLNPGDLISVPESTRHYFTLAEDRKTVAVRIFVTAAGWVPIYEKDEVQA from the coding sequence ATGGCGATGATTAGGTTCCATGAAACAAACGAGGTTATTGAAAACGGTGAACAGGTAAAAGGCTTTTTAGAAACACAAGGGGTTATTTATGAACAATGGGACATTTCGAAATTACCGGCCCATCTTGTGGAAAAATACGATCTGACAGATGCTGACAAAGAGGAAATCCTTTTAACTTTCAAATCTGAGATAGCGGAAATTTCCGAAAGAAGAGGCTATAAAGCTCAAGATATCATCACATTATCCGATGCAAATCCAAACTTGGATCAAATGCTTGAAAACTTTAAGCAGGAACACCACCATGAAGATGATGAAGTGCGTTTCATAGCAGGCGGAACCAGTATTTTTGCCATTGAGGGCAGCGATAAGCAGTGGTTTGATGTACGGCTTAATCCAGGAGATCTTATAAGTGTACCAGAATCCACACGGCATTATTTCACGCTGGCAGAAGATAGAAAAACTGTAGCTGTCCGTATTTTCGTTACAGCGGCAGGATGGGTGCCGATTTACGAAAAAGACGAAGTTCAAGCATGA
- a CDS encoding methylthioribulose 1-phosphate dehydratase, which produces MNTHTEEWLELADIKVELAQRDWFMGTSGNLSIREPKSPFFYISASGKDKRKQSDSDFLLVDLKGKPVEETELRPSAETLLHTVIYGKTNANCVLHVHTVENNVISELYGDEGQVSFHNHEIIKATGRWDEDSELRIPIIYNHADIQQLSDKFKQHVEEDSGAVLIRNHGITVWGISGLEAKRILEACEFLFQYQLLLNQQKAFAGSLR; this is translated from the coding sequence GTGAACACACATACTGAAGAATGGCTAGAGCTAGCCGATATTAAAGTTGAACTGGCCCAAAGGGATTGGTTTATGGGAACAAGCGGGAACTTGTCCATCCGCGAGCCCAAAAGTCCTTTCTTTTATATTTCGGCAAGCGGTAAGGATAAAAGGAAGCAATCGGATTCGGACTTTTTATTGGTGGATTTAAAAGGAAAACCAGTTGAAGAAACGGAGCTAAGGCCATCGGCCGAAACTTTGCTTCATACCGTTATTTACGGGAAAACCAATGCGAACTGTGTACTCCATGTCCATACAGTTGAAAATAATGTGATATCCGAATTGTACGGAGATGAAGGTCAAGTTTCTTTTCATAATCATGAAATCATAAAAGCGACCGGACGGTGGGATGAAGATTCAGAGCTTCGGATTCCAATAATATATAATCACGCTGACATTCAACAGTTATCCGATAAGTTCAAGCAACATGTCGAAGAAGACTCTGGCGCCGTGCTGATCCGCAATCATGGAATTACGGTTTGGGGTATAAGCGGACTCGAAGCAAAAAGAATACTTGAAGCTTGCGAATTTTTATTTCAATATCAACTGTTGCTTAATCAACAAAAGGCGTTTGCAGGTTCTTTAAGATAA
- a CDS encoding 2-hydroxy-3-keto-5-methylthiopentenyl-1-phosphate phosphatase, whose product MKPIIFCDFDGTITNTDNIISIMKKFAPPEWEKLKDDVLQQKISISSGVGDMFSLLDSGLKDDIIQYVCETAGIRPGFNEFVEYTKKANIPLYIVSGGMDFFIAPLLNDILPADSVYCNHAFFNKEKIYIEWPHACDDQCNNDCGCCKPSIMRGIASAGDFKLVIGDSVTDFEAAKQADFVIARDMLLENCDREGIPHQGFETFYDVIDILKRREEVKA is encoded by the coding sequence ATGAAACCGATCATCTTTTGCGATTTCGATGGAACGATCACCAACACAGATAATATCATTTCTATCATGAAAAAATTTGCGCCTCCGGAGTGGGAAAAGTTGAAAGACGATGTCCTTCAGCAAAAAATCAGTATATCTTCAGGGGTCGGTGATATGTTTTCCTTGCTTGATAGTGGCTTGAAGGATGACATCATTCAATATGTATGCGAGACGGCCGGCATTCGTCCAGGATTTAATGAATTCGTTGAGTATACGAAAAAAGCCAACATCCCTTTATATATTGTAAGCGGAGGCATGGATTTTTTCATTGCACCTCTTTTAAATGATATCTTGCCAGCAGATTCCGTTTATTGCAACCATGCATTTTTCAATAAGGAAAAAATTTATATTGAGTGGCCCCACGCTTGTGATGACCAATGTAATAATGATTGCGGTTGCTGTAAGCCATCAATTATGAGGGGAATTGCGAGTGCGGGTGATTTTAAGCTCGTTATTGGAGATTCAGTAACGGATTTTGAAGCGGCAAAACAGGCCGATTTTGTCATCGCCCGTGACATGCTGCTTGAGAATTGTGATAGAGAAGGGATTCCTCATCAAGGTTTTGAGACGTTTTATGATGTAATTGATATTTTAAAGCGGCGGGAGGAGGTAAAGGCGTGA
- the mtnW gene encoding 2,3-diketo-5-methylthiopentyl-1-phosphate enolase, which yields MSEIVATYLIHDFNGNHEKKAESIALGLTVGTWTDLPQLVQKQLEKHKGRVVSVTPLSEEERANGYFNRKVYRSLIKIAYPAGNFSNDLPAILTTVFGKLSLDGEIKLIDLDFVGAIQKAFPGPQFGITGIREKIEVFNRPLVMSIFKGVLGRDLTFHNEQLKQQALGGVDLVKDDEILFDQEQTPFFDRIKTGKRILNEVFETTGHRTLYAVNLSGKTFDLLDKAKQAAEAGADALLFNVHTYGLDVLQALSEHDHIKLPIMAHPAYSGALASSSFYGIGYPLLLGKLVRLSGADLSLFPSPYGNVALEKKETLAIAEALTKDEFSWKKAFPVPSAGIHPGMVPDLIKDFGLDSVINAGGGIHGHPDGAEGGAKAFRSAVEAVLAGKDLSEAAAEEEGLKKALVLWGGL from the coding sequence ATGAGCGAGATAGTCGCTACTTATTTAATTCATGACTTTAATGGAAATCATGAGAAAAAAGCAGAGAGCATTGCCTTAGGTTTGACTGTGGGGACATGGACGGACCTGCCCCAATTGGTCCAGAAGCAACTGGAAAAGCATAAGGGACGTGTAGTATCCGTAACGCCACTATCTGAAGAAGAGAGGGCAAACGGCTACTTTAATCGTAAAGTGTACCGTTCGCTAATTAAAATTGCCTATCCGGCTGGGAATTTCTCTAATGATTTACCTGCAATCCTTACGACGGTCTTCGGCAAACTTTCATTGGACGGTGAAATAAAACTGATCGACCTGGATTTTGTCGGTGCTATTCAAAAAGCGTTCCCGGGACCGCAATTTGGCATTACAGGCATAAGGGAAAAGATTGAGGTATTTAACAGGCCCCTGGTGATGAGCATCTTTAAAGGTGTATTAGGAAGGGATCTAACCTTCCATAATGAGCAACTGAAGCAACAAGCATTAGGAGGTGTCGACCTAGTTAAAGATGATGAGATTCTCTTTGACCAGGAACAGACTCCATTTTTCGATAGAATAAAAACGGGAAAAAGAATATTGAATGAAGTCTTTGAAACCACTGGCCACCGAACTTTATATGCTGTCAATCTATCAGGGAAAACATTTGATTTATTGGATAAGGCGAAGCAAGCGGCTGAAGCAGGGGCAGATGCTTTATTGTTCAACGTTCATACATATGGTTTGGATGTATTGCAAGCCTTAAGTGAACATGATCATATCAAGCTACCGATCATGGCGCACCCCGCATATAGCGGGGCATTGGCATCTTCATCATTTTATGGGATCGGCTATCCATTATTGCTTGGTAAATTAGTGAGGTTATCAGGAGCGGATTTATCCTTGTTCCCATCACCTTATGGAAATGTCGCACTTGAAAAAAAGGAAACATTAGCGATTGCTGAAGCTCTTACAAAAGATGAATTTTCATGGAAAAAGGCCTTCCCTGTACCTTCTGCAGGCATTCATCCAGGCATGGTTCCCGACCTGATCAAGGATTTTGGGCTGGACAGTGTCATTAATGCCGGAGGTGGAATTCACGGACACCCTGACGGAGCAGAGGGCGGGGCCAAGGCTTTCCGTTCTGCTGTTGAAGCCGTACTCGCAGGAAAGGACCTATCAGAAGCGGCGGCTGAGGAAGAAGGACTAAAAAAAGCTCTTGTTTTATGGGGAGGCTTGTAA
- a CDS encoding pyridoxal phosphate-dependent aminotransferase: MLQFEKSGKLQDLPKQFFASLVAKVNAITAQGHDVINLGQGNPDQPTPEHIVKSLQTAAERSINHKYSPFRGHQYLKDAAAVFYEREYGVKLDPNSEVAILFGGKAGLVELPQCLLNPGDTILVPDPGYPDYLSGVVLAQAKTEFMPLTEESGFLPNYKVIHKDVLDKAKMMFLNYPNNPTGASATESFFDETVSHAREHSICVVHDFAYGAIGFDGKKPTSFLQAKGAKDVGIEIYTLSKTYNMAGWRVGFAMGNKSVIEALELLQDHLYVSLFPAIQEAAASALLDSQSCVEELVKMYEGRRNVFIEGLRAIGWEVKAPEASFFAWLKVPKGFTSESFADYLLTHAHVAVAAGNGFGEFGEGYVRVGLLTSEERLKEAVERIRTLNLF; this comes from the coding sequence ATGTTGCAATTCGAAAAATCCGGAAAGCTTCAGGACCTGCCAAAGCAGTTTTTTGCCTCACTTGTCGCAAAAGTCAATGCGATTACGGCGCAAGGACATGATGTCATTAATTTAGGCCAGGGAAATCCTGATCAACCGACGCCTGAACATATCGTGAAAAGTTTACAGACTGCCGCTGAAAGATCGATTAATCATAAATATTCACCATTCCGGGGACATCAATATTTAAAGGATGCCGCTGCCGTCTTTTATGAACGTGAATATGGAGTCAAGCTGGATCCAAATAGTGAAGTGGCGATTCTCTTTGGAGGAAAGGCAGGTCTTGTCGAACTGCCGCAGTGTTTATTAAATCCAGGTGATACGATCCTGGTTCCTGATCCCGGCTATCCGGATTATCTTTCAGGTGTAGTGTTAGCCCAGGCAAAAACCGAATTCATGCCCTTGACAGAAGAAAGTGGTTTTCTTCCGAATTACAAAGTTATACATAAAGACGTGCTTGATAAAGCCAAAATGATGTTCTTGAACTATCCGAATAATCCCACTGGTGCTTCTGCAACTGAAAGTTTTTTTGATGAAACCGTCTCCCACGCAAGAGAGCATTCAATTTGTGTGGTCCACGATTTCGCTTATGGAGCGATAGGGTTCGACGGAAAAAAACCGACAAGCTTTCTCCAGGCAAAGGGAGCGAAGGATGTAGGAATAGAAATATACACACTATCGAAAACATACAATATGGCAGGGTGGAGAGTTGGCTTCGCAATGGGGAATAAAAGTGTCATAGAGGCTCTTGAACTATTACAAGACCATCTTTATGTGAGTCTCTTCCCGGCGATACAGGAAGCAGCGGCAAGTGCATTGCTTGACTCGCAGAGCTGTGTAGAGGAATTAGTGAAGATGTATGAGGGGCGCAGGAATGTTTTCATTGAGGGATTAAGGGCAATCGGCTGGGAAGTCAAAGCTCCTGAAGCATCGTTTTTTGCCTGGCTCAAGGTACCAAAAGGTTTTACGTCAGAGAGTTTTGCAGACTATTTATTAACGCATGCCCACGTAGCTGTTGCCGCAGGGAATGGATTCGGTGAATTTGGCGAGGGTTACGTAAGGGTAGGGCTTCTGACTTCGGAAGAGCGGTTAAAAGAGGCTGTGGAACGAATTCGCACACTAAACTTGTTTTGA
- a CDS encoding carbon-nitrogen family hydrolase, whose product MKWKIACIQMDIAFGQPDINFQVAEQWLEEAARSEPDIVILPELWTTGYDLTRLNEIADEEAEKTMEFLKTQAKEHQFHIIGGSIAKKTGKGIYNTMIIINKDGKLIKEYDKLHLFQLMDEHRYLQPGEKEGLFTLDEKICAGFICYDIRFPEWQRAHAVQGAEVLFVTAEWPKPRLDHWRALLISRAIENQAYVVAVNRSGSDINNIFAGHSLIIDPWGVIVSEAGEENELLTGTLDFTKVTEARNKIPVFEDRRPDFY is encoded by the coding sequence ATGAAGTGGAAAATAGCCTGTATTCAAATGGATATTGCCTTCGGGCAACCGGATATCAATTTTCAGGTTGCGGAACAATGGTTGGAAGAAGCAGCACGGTCAGAACCCGATATCGTCATTTTACCAGAGCTTTGGACAACTGGATACGACTTGACCAGGTTAAATGAGATTGCTGATGAAGAGGCAGAGAAAACGATGGAATTTTTAAAAACCCAGGCAAAGGAACACCAGTTTCACATCATTGGAGGTTCCATTGCCAAAAAAACAGGCAAGGGTATCTATAACACCATGATCATCATCAATAAGGATGGAAAACTCATTAAAGAGTATGATAAGCTTCACTTATTTCAATTGATGGATGAACATCGCTACCTACAGCCAGGTGAAAAAGAAGGTTTATTCACTCTTGATGAAAAAATATGTGCTGGATTCATTTGTTATGACATCCGCTTCCCGGAATGGCAGCGAGCCCATGCTGTTCAAGGTGCCGAAGTTCTATTCGTAACCGCAGAATGGCCTAAGCCGAGACTCGATCACTGGAGAGCCTTATTGATTAGTCGTGCCATCGAGAACCAAGCCTATGTTGTAGCCGTTAATCGTTCAGGTTCGGATATCAATAATATATTTGCTGGTCATTCCTTGATTATTGATCCATGGGGAGTTATCGTAAGTGAAGCGGGAGAAGAAAACGAACTATTGACAGGCACCTTGGACTTCACTAAAGTTACGGAAGCACGTAACAAAATACCTGTATTCGAAGATCGCCGGCCGGACTTTTATTAA
- the mtnK gene encoding S-methyl-5-thioribose kinase has protein sequence MTQNHSNFKRLTNETAITFAKKLGLVNTDASLNCKEIGDGNLNYVFHITETDTNKGIIIKQAVPYAKVIGESWPLTLKRAAIEANALIHFKSYCPEFVPQVYYSDEQLAITVMEDLSHLKIVRTGLIDGDPYPLLSQHIGEYVAKTAFYTSDYHLEPSAKKEVARHFTNPELCRITEVYIFTDPFFEELPGDFEVELADAAKSIWNDQDVLLEVAKLKQSFETEQESLLHGDLHTGSIFASETETKVIDAEFAFYGPVGFDLGQYTANLLFQAVTRNGAGKEEIFTHLHQFWNAFEEAYTELWNTQNISPFRNVKGYLPYLLAKFKRDAFGFAGCELIRRTIGLSHVADLNVIEDKETRIAAKTTTLKIGAFLIKKREELDVPAVIDALKNHTLPFYSTL, from the coding sequence ATGACTCAAAACCATTCGAATTTTAAAAGATTGACGAACGAAACAGCTATAACATTTGCAAAAAAACTTGGGCTGGTCAATACGGATGCCAGTTTAAACTGTAAAGAAATCGGAGATGGTAACTTAAATTATGTTTTTCATATTACAGAAACTGATACAAATAAAGGAATAATAATCAAACAGGCTGTCCCATATGCCAAGGTAATTGGCGAAAGCTGGCCGCTGACATTGAAAAGGGCTGCCATTGAAGCGAATGCACTTATTCATTTCAAAAGCTATTGCCCCGAATTCGTACCGCAAGTCTATTATTCGGATGAACAGCTTGCCATCACAGTCATGGAAGATTTATCGCACTTGAAAATCGTTAGAACAGGATTGATCGATGGTGATCCATATCCATTGCTTTCACAGCATATCGGTGAGTATGTAGCGAAGACAGCATTTTATACATCCGATTATCATTTAGAACCCTCTGCGAAAAAAGAAGTGGCCCGGCACTTCACGAATCCGGAGCTTTGCAGAATCACTGAAGTCTACATTTTCACGGATCCTTTTTTCGAGGAGCTCCCCGGAGATTTCGAGGTGGAATTGGCTGATGCCGCCAAAAGTATTTGGAATGATCAAGATGTGTTACTTGAAGTCGCCAAGCTGAAACAAAGCTTTGAAACCGAGCAGGAATCCTTGCTTCATGGAGATTTACATACAGGAAGTATATTTGCAAGTGAAACTGAAACAAAGGTTATTGATGCAGAATTCGCTTTTTATGGCCCAGTTGGTTTTGACCTAGGTCAATACACAGCCAACCTTCTTTTTCAGGCAGTCACACGTAATGGCGCTGGAAAGGAAGAGATTTTCACACACCTCCATCAATTTTGGAATGCCTTTGAAGAAGCATATACTGAACTATGGAACACCCAAAATATAAGCCCATTCCGCAATGTGAAGGGTTATCTACCTTATTTACTGGCTAAATTCAAAAGGGACGCATTCGGTTTTGCCGGCTGCGAACTGATTCGGCGAACCATTGGCCTATCACATGTTGCCGATCTCAATGTCATTGAAGATAAAGAAACTAGGATCGCTGCGAAAACGACAACATTGAAGATTGGTGCTTTTTTAATTAAAAAACGGGAAGAATTGGATGTTCCAGCTGTCATTGATGCTTTGAAAAACCATACACTTCCATTTTATTCAACCCTTTAA
- the mtnA gene encoding S-methyl-5-thioribose-1-phosphate isomerase translates to MTTLAPLPYSVQWDDTHITLLNQQALPSLTEFIELHSVDDVYDSILTLKVRGAPAIGLTAAFGVALGAKQETTTELGEFKKNVTGHIEKLASSRPTAVNLFWALKRMESTLQAAQSISTAKDALVTEAKAIFTEDEEMCRKIGEHGLSLFAKGDSILTHCNAGGIATARYGTALAPFHLAKERGFPLKVYACETRPVLQGARLTAWELMQSGVDVTLISDNMAAHTILQKRINGIIVGADRIAANGDTANKIGTLGLAILARHFSIPFYVAAPSSTFDLSIESGSSIPIEERDEAEITFIQGVRIAPENVKTFNPAFDVTPNQLITGIITENGIIASDFVKNIPHFVK, encoded by the coding sequence ATGACGACACTAGCACCCTTACCATATTCGGTCCAATGGGATGATACCCATATTACATTATTAAATCAACAGGCCCTGCCTTCCTTAACTGAATTCATTGAACTTCATTCAGTTGATGATGTATACGACAGCATTTTGACATTAAAGGTACGCGGCGCCCCTGCAATCGGACTGACGGCAGCATTTGGCGTTGCACTCGGTGCCAAACAGGAAACAACCACTGAATTAGGGGAATTCAAGAAGAATGTAACGGGGCATATTGAAAAGCTCGCCTCTTCCAGGCCTACTGCGGTCAACCTTTTTTGGGCATTAAAGAGGATGGAAAGCACCTTGCAAGCAGCACAAAGCATTTCAACTGCCAAGGATGCACTTGTAACGGAAGCCAAAGCCATCTTTACTGAGGATGAAGAAATGTGCAGGAAAATCGGGGAACATGGTTTATCCTTATTCGCTAAAGGAGATTCCATCTTAACGCATTGCAACGCTGGTGGGATTGCCACAGCCCGTTATGGAACAGCCTTGGCTCCATTCCACCTTGCAAAAGAAAGGGGCTTTCCGCTAAAAGTGTACGCTTGTGAAACCAGGCCTGTCCTGCAAGGGGCGCGTTTGACTGCTTGGGAACTGATGCAATCAGGAGTTGACGTCACCTTAATTTCCGATAATATGGCTGCACATACGATTCTTCAGAAACGGATCAATGGAATTATAGTTGGTGCCGACAGAATTGCGGCTAATGGTGATACAGCCAATAAAATCGGGACATTGGGATTGGCCATATTAGCCAGGCACTTTAGTATCCCTTTTTATGTGGCTGCCCCATCAAGCACATTCGACCTTTCTATCGAATCCGGCTCATCCATCCCGATCGAAGAACGGGATGAAGCGGAAATCACCTTCATTCAAGGTGTACGGATCGCTCCGGAAAACGTGAAGACATTCAATCCAGCCTTTGACGTTACACCGAATCAGCTAATTACCGGCATCATTACAGAAAACGGCATCATTGCATCGGATTTTGTAAAAAACATTCCGCATTTTGTTAAGTGA
- a CDS encoding LCP family protein, with product MKEKVLFIYLMVWILAGCTYAPLPKQNGNAGTEKKLTKEVIQEGVKTFLLIGVDSRGEEKSRSDAIILAKYFPEQEKLKLASIMRDSYVKIPGDKSAYNKINAAYYYGGKELLKKTIQENLDVKVDHVAVIDFQGFVKMVDLLAPEGVVVDVDQEIIDDMSIQASVGKNVLHGEEILKYVRFRHDDESDFGRVERQQEVLVQLKSAFINQITSIEGIATLPSIIEQGLSYLNTDIGVKTIMEMGPEAVFHTPDIVETLRIPVEGSYKDELYPHTGAVLEMDYTKNKKALQEFFTK from the coding sequence ATGAAAGAAAAGGTACTGTTCATATATCTAATGGTCTGGATTCTGGCAGGTTGCACCTATGCACCTTTACCTAAACAAAATGGAAATGCAGGTACGGAAAAAAAGCTAACCAAAGAAGTGATCCAAGAAGGCGTGAAAACATTTCTGTTAATTGGTGTTGATTCTCGCGGGGAGGAAAAATCTAGATCAGATGCGATTATACTGGCAAAATACTTTCCAGAGCAGGAAAAACTAAAGCTTGCTTCCATTATGCGTGATAGTTATGTGAAAATCCCTGGTGATAAATCAGCATATAACAAAATAAATGCTGCTTATTATTATGGTGGAAAGGAGCTGCTAAAGAAAACCATTCAGGAAAACCTTGATGTCAAGGTCGATCATGTTGCAGTTATTGACTTTCAGGGATTTGTGAAGATGGTGGATTTGCTTGCCCCTGAGGGGGTAGTGGTGGATGTGGATCAGGAAATTATTGATGATATGAGCATTCAAGCAAGCGTCGGTAAAAATGTTTTACATGGTGAGGAAATATTGAAATATGTCCGTTTTAGACATGACGATGAAAGTGATTTTGGAAGGGTAGAGCGTCAACAGGAAGTATTGGTTCAATTAAAATCAGCGTTTATAAATCAAATCACATCCATCGAAGGGATAGCGACCCTACCTAGTATAATCGAACAAGGGCTTTCGTATTTAAATACTGATATTGGGGTGAAAACGATAATGGAAATGGGTCCAGAAGCAGTCTTCCATACACCGGACATCGTTGAAACTCTAAGGATCCCCGTAGAAGGAAGCTATAAAGATGAATTATATCCCCATACCGGAGCCGTGTTGGAAATGGACTATACTAAAAATAAGAAGGCACTTCAGGAATTTTTTACAAAATAA
- a CDS encoding S41 family peptidase, with the protein MEEENQKQPKEAGKFIKIKKFTFIMGIFLVIFLTAGITTIALTFGDEKVESLAPDKHAEFEKLYSTYDTIKGNYYEKIDQDKLVDGAINGMIKSLDDPYSAYMDKKEASSFHESISSSFEGIGAEIQEQDGKIMVVSPIKGSPAEKAGVKPNDIILSVNGKSVEGLSSSEAVLKIRGKKGTKVDLSISRAGESEPIELTIKRDTIPIETVYAEMLDDGVAKIQVTSFSEHTVQELKTSLEEMSKKDMKGLVLDLRGNPGGLLDQAIKMASLFIPNGKVVLQVEDRSGKKEVYKSKNDGELKIPVVVLIDDGSASASEIVAAAVSESADIPLIGVKSFGKGTVQTAQDFDDGSNFKYTAAKWLTPEGNWIHKKGIKPDINVKLPDYASLPFISPDKELKASDSSSEVKAAEEMLKVAGYNPGKIDGFFDEATTNAVKAFQREHKIKETGTIKDDTTVKLMQVIREKILKNDTQVKKAVEVLKKEIK; encoded by the coding sequence GTGGAAGAAGAAAATCAAAAACAGCCAAAAGAGGCAGGGAAATTCATTAAAATAAAGAAGTTTACGTTCATTATGGGGATTTTCTTAGTCATATTTCTAACAGCAGGGATTACTACAATAGCCTTGACCTTTGGAGATGAAAAAGTAGAGTCATTAGCACCTGATAAACATGCGGAATTTGAAAAGCTGTATTCTACATACGATACAATAAAGGGTAACTACTATGAAAAGATTGATCAAGACAAGCTGGTTGACGGGGCAATTAATGGAATGATTAAATCATTGGATGACCCTTACTCTGCATATATGGATAAAAAGGAAGCATCTAGTTTCCATGAGAGCATCTCTTCATCTTTTGAAGGAATCGGTGCAGAGATTCAGGAGCAGGATGGAAAAATCATGGTCGTCTCACCAATAAAAGGGTCCCCAGCAGAAAAAGCAGGGGTAAAACCGAATGATATCATTTTGAGTGTGAACGGTAAAAGCGTTGAAGGACTAAGCTCTTCTGAAGCTGTCCTGAAAATCAGGGGCAAAAAGGGTACGAAAGTGGATTTGTCCATCTCAAGAGCTGGTGAGTCGGAACCGATTGAGCTCACGATTAAACGTGATACAATTCCGATTGAAACAGTTTATGCGGAAATGCTTGATGATGGAGTTGCAAAAATTCAAGTGACCAGTTTTTCCGAACATACAGTCCAAGAGCTGAAAACGTCGCTTGAAGAGATGTCGAAGAAGGATATGAAGGGTCTTGTATTGGATTTGCGAGGAAACCCAGGGGGACTGCTTGACCAAGCAATAAAAATGGCAAGCCTGTTCATACCTAATGGGAAAGTGGTCCTTCAAGTTGAGGATCGCAGCGGGAAAAAAGAAGTCTATAAATCGAAGAATGATGGAGAGCTGAAGATACCGGTAGTCGTGTTGATTGATGATGGCAGTGCCAGCGCTTCTGAAATTGTTGCGGCCGCTGTCAGTGAATCTGCGGACATTCCTTTGATCGGAGTCAAATCATTTGGGAAAGGGACTGTGCAGACTGCCCAAGACTTTGATGATGGATCAAACTTCAAATATACGGCAGCCAAATGGTTGACTCCTGAAGGCAATTGGATTCATAAGAAAGGGATCAAGCCGGATATTAATGTGAAGCTTCCTGATTATGCCAGCCTTCCATTTATTTCACCGGATAAGGAATTGAAAGCATCTGATTCTTCCAGTGAAGTGAAAGCAGCCGAAGAGATGCTGAAGGTAGCAGGTTATAATCCAGGCAAGATAGATGGATTCTTTGATGAAGCAACTACAAATGCGGTAAAAGCGTTCCAAAGGGAACATAAAATTAAAGAAACTGGTACCATCAAAGATGATACTACCGTGAAATTGATGCAGGTCATCCGGGAAAAAATACTAAAAAACGACACACAAGTGAAAAAAGCGGTTGAAGTATTAAAGAAAGAAATCAAATAA